From the genome of Solanum pennellii chromosome 6, SPENNV200:
ATTGCAAGTCTTAACACTACTAAAAACACAATCGACGGACTCAATTATACTATACAAATTAATAAACACTAATTATGTGTCATTCTCTTTGTTATTGACTAAAATAATGTCACGTAATTAAATAAAAGAGCAATTATATTGATCAATTACCATTAAGATCTTTCGATACTCAGAAATGATATAAACAGAGAAATCTTGAAGATTATACTGAAGTCGTCTTGCAGAAATTGGCgtgaaaaaataattgttgacATAGTCATTGCCTCCCAAAGTAATAAGAACAAGTGCTCCATTTACTAGCCGCTCTGTTTGTTCTTCTCCTATAAGAGCACTCACTCGTGTTTGGTACTGTTCAAAGTTTTGTAATTGTGTCGATATTCTTATTATGTTTGcctacaacaacaaaaaaaagttaatgaattaaaagcaaaatatatatatcaaccaTAAATTCAAGATATTATCAATGAATATGGTACAGCGAATGAGGATGCTCCTTAATTCTTTAACTAGAGGTCTGAGGTTCATAAAGAAAAATCTTTGTTTCTCTTACTGAGCGTGAATTTGAAATATTCAactcaaaatataaatagaataattGTACTTACAAACTGAATTCCAGTATCGTTAAGAATTCCAATTCCAGCAGAAGCAAAATTTGCTCCAACAAGCAATTTATCTCCATTAAGCTCAGGGTTCAAATAAGGCAATGTAGCCTCAGCACCAAGCTCTTGGCCTGTCCATAcatattatcattaattaataacaagaaattaaataagattCACTTTTGGGACATTTGCACAATTGGACGTTTTTAGGCTACTATTTAAATCACATCCCTCTAAGTCAAGTGGGCTAAATTTTGCATTTAGAAGTAGCTGGGCTCTTTAAATTAGATCCCCATTTGCACAATTGGCCTTTCTAGTCCACTATTTAATTCATAGCCTATGTGACCAAGTTTGAAGAGTTTggccaaacattttaggttggGGTGGAATAAGTATTCTACTATTAGTAAAATCTATTCTTTTAATCACTTTTGAAACCTTGGTCAATCACAAATTATtggtttaatatttataaaagtgttttttaaattgattagCCAAAACAAACTGTCAATTGCCAAAagtattactttttaaaataataaaaaaaaaacccttttttaagttaaacagatttttaaaatttgttcacacagaatataaatttatttccCAAAAAATAATAGTTCATCCAACAACTTCTAAAGACAAACTTAACTATGCGAGTCAATATTGACATAATTTAAAAGGTGGACCCATAAAGGCTAGACATTGCGAATAATACCTACATTTACGAATCAAGATAAAAGTAATTGATTCATATAAACTCAATAATAAATCAACTCTAGATTCGCATCTcgtataaaaaaagaaaaaaagagagttgAGAATGTTACTTATAAGATCAGGTATATTGAAGCCATTAGAGAAACGACCAGTAGGACGATGAGTTGGATAATCAATTCCATAAGGTGGAGAATCTGCCCTTGCTGAAGTTAGTAAATAATTATTGTTGCCATTATCAACAAGAGAGTCACCAAACACAAAGAAAGCACGAGGTGCACCCTCACTACAACTTATAAATTTTCCAATAAATAACACCACTAGGAAAATAGTAGCAGTAGGCATTTTTTGACTAGTAGTAGTAACTAGAAAGATAAGAGTACTAGTAATAAactattttgatttatattagtagtataaagtatatatataggAAATTAAAGGGGATGACTATGGAATATGGATTATTGTTCTTAGTTAGTTGGAATGTATTAAATAGGCGGCTTTCAAAAGTGAGTAAAATTGGGGGCCAACTTAGCAACAAAACTACATTTTTGTAACAATTAATTAGTTTGCCCTTCATTATACGTGCTTCAAGCTAAGCCTTTCATCAGTACATTGGTCTCTCACTTAGTTAGGGTGGCGAATTTAGAGCAGGTTCAATGGGTATGGCTTCCGATTCGAATTCGAGACCTCTAATTAAGGGTGAAGCACTCTCGTGGTGTAGCCACATGGTAGTCAGGGTGTCCAATTGGATACCTTTCGTTGGGAAAAAAAATACTGTATATACGAATAAAATGATacattaaataacatattttgaacACCCTTAACATAACAAGCTATTTATAGCCCAATGGTTTCACCTCCTTAGTATGAGGAAGTGCTCCTGTGTTTAAATCTTACTAGTTCTACTTTTTTAAATGAGTTTTTGTCGTGctatattttgtgaaatttctgACTCCCCATTGTCCACCATTGCACCACAACCCATGTTAGTTGAATTTCGTCACttaataaaaaaggaatttCCCTTATCTTGCATGCATTATAGAGCACAGAGTTAATTACCAAATTATGGGGAAGAAGTAAAGACCACAAAGTTAATTATCAAAATTCTAGCTAAGTGGTAGAGAGCTGATGAGATCCAGTACAGATTGAAAAAGAGGTCATTTCATTCAGAGAAGTTGGGGCCAGGGGCACTTGATAATCGCTTTTTAGCAGTTGAGACTCATGTGCCCACACTCAATTCACAATTATATGTGACCAGTGAAATAACCTTTAAAAATAGACTTTTGTGATCTAATTGTTTGTTGTTATTTGGTATAACGTGatcaatgaaatgaaatggatgATGATATATCTAAATTTACATTTTAGCCTAGATAAAAATTTAATGGTTTCTTTTCATTTATCttatacttaattaataatttatacaaaatattgAGTTGAAAGGTTACAGTACATGTTTTTACAAAACTACTTAAACAAACGTTTGCAATGTCTTTGCAAATTTTGAAACAGATATTGAGTTGAATTctcattttcttaatttgttcTTTTTGGCAAAAAATTAGCAAATTATTAGCTTCAACAAATGAGCTAATTAATCAGACATGACACATATGCCTTAATTTGGGGACAAACAAAGTTCATTGGCTCTTTTTGGGAAATGATACCCTAGAGGTGACACTAATCTAATAAATTgcaaatcataattaattagAAATGAGTCCTCGCTGAGAATATAGCTAGCTGCCTCCTAATTTGTAGTCCACTAGTCCCTAATAATTATGACTGGGTGGTAAGTAACTCTTTTTTTAACGAgtgatttagaaaataatttatcttttaaaagtgaaatttttcaatgtatatttgaattaatcagattttaaatatgacctagaaaaaaaaatggtcCACCAAATCAAAGATGATCATGTTCCGACAAAAACAAATTCAACATTGTGCAACAATCTCTCCTATTACAATTAATATTTCTatgtaaatatacatatataatatcttGATAAAGtactttttattaaataaagcTTCATAACCTCTACAACATTGCTAATTATATGAAATTCTACTTGCGCTATTGAACAAGATCAGAGCTAGGGGACGACACGTGAGAATACTCATAATAATAACTTAggtaaatgaaaaatgaattgttatataagatagaaaatatatgttCTCATGGTTTGGGTAGTTTTTTTCCTCAGATAAAGACATAGCAAAAAAGATATTCATAAAATCTTTTAGATCAAAACAAATAATGTGAAATTGCAAGTAGTCAAGTCCCACAAAGTAAATGGTTAGTTGATCTGCATTTTACATTTCATTATTGATCGTTTCCTTTTGCGGCTATTTAATTCCCTTTCCCAAAACTCTACGCTTAGTACTTTATagattcttatttatttaaatacataagtatttaaatttgtaatcaCTGATGTACTATTGACTATAGTattgtgatattttattttgatcacCTTGTAATACTATTCtgaattttcatattcaatcaaGGCAGTATAGGGGATAAAATGCACAaatcatatcttttttttagataacaatataattaatgGAATAAGATATTGCAATTATACTTTTACTCGATGATAATATTGTAAGGGGGATAAAACGTCACAATTATAATTAAGGGAATGAAATATCACAATCATATCATGTGcaatatttgattaatatagtattatattgatttttctacaaCTTTTTTGTGGTCACAACACCATAATTAATGAGAAGATATTAAGATTTCCCctaaaatatctttcaaaaaTCTCCAACCTACGTATTAGGAAAAGGAAAACATATTTGGGCCAATAATGGACCAATAGTTACCAGTAGGACAAGGCCCAACAATTAGCAGACCCAAAttattataggaaaaattacgcaacaaaacaaaacttatactatttaattacttatcatagctatagtttgctataattaccactcacgactaatattatacattaattaggTGGGatgattttgaatttgtataattagtcatgtttgtatatgtaaaattcgtttgaatatacaaatacatatgcataatatacaattattttaacCTATATAATATACGATTCACCTCTCTTCCCTCTCtatctcgcctctctcctccctctccaaatctcgctcgcctctatCATCCATATagcatgtagctacaaattgtaattatcaaactatagatatggagagtaattaattatttttaagtggctatatgtgaaagtttctcCAAATTATATCAACTCTGGGCCCAAACATGCCCATCTTTTCTCCACACCAAATACACTTAATGGGCCGGTCTGGTTTCATTTAGGCAGAGGCCCATGTTTTCTTTTAATTGCATCTTCTTCCTTCTTTATTCGTTTTATCTCATCGACGGATGATGGTTGAAGAGAATTTCTTAGCATAGCATTTTTGAGTGAATTTATATTCGATTGCACAAAGCATAATATTTCTTAAGTTGACTTATAATAACAAACAACTCTATAATGAAAATAGGGTAATATACTTACTATAACTGATGAAATTGTATCTCTactgtatctttttttttatgtatgtatttGTTTCATTTATATCCAAGATATGTTTGTGCTATAGGATTTGTTGCACCTATTTAATAGGGTTAAATGTCCTGCACATTTATATTTGGGATCttgataatttaattgaattaggTAGTGTGGGAAACTTGTGTTGTATTTTACCAACAGGGTCAGCAATTAGGTGTGATTGAACTAGCCATTGAACAATATACCCATAAAACATGTGCAATTAATGTCCTTATGGTCCTACTCTTGTCTTGGCAAACGAAGTGTGTGGTCCAACAATCAAGTGTTTGCCCTTtgcctttattttttcttttcacatagtaataaataaattaggttttttcatatttcttaaagATTAAAAGAAGTTTTATATCTGGCGTTTACACTAAAGGAGATTTattatttactatatatatataaaaaaaaataaaaactaccCTCATATATACATTGTGATTTTCCAAGAAAAGGAGGTTGGGGCTCCGCTCCTCTCCCACGCACTTGGTGTATGCATCAGACTAATAAATACATGACATCATAAGATTATTTGCCTAACTATGGTTAGGTAATGCATTCTTAATTCATATGTCGGTGCAACATTAAATTGATTTGTTGCATAAATGGAATCCGTGCAAGTCCTTTTCCTTGTTATAAATGTACATGGGTCAATCGAGTTCTAGTGAATATgactttcaagaagaaattaACCAGCTGTTGTAGTAGCACTTTCAGCGGGGGCTTTTCTTTTACCATTAGGATCCTATTGAgaaattcttttatttgaaaCGAGTGTTTACATCAAATCAATTGGCTATATAACTTTCAATTTCGAAAAAAGTAagtaatatatatcattttactaTAACTTAATTGACAAGATTGCAGAAAAATAGAAAGTGCGGCTTCGGCAAAACCCAAAATTTTGGTCCTAAACCTTCTTTTTTTTACGacaaaattcatttaatttgtAGACATTAAGTACTCATACAACTTCAATTCCTGAATtgtacatataaattttttccCCCAAGTAGGGTCGGCATGTGAATGTTTTGGCTTTGCATGCACAGtgacattttcattttattagctGTACAGCCCATGAAAATGAACgagtagattttttttttttaaatagttgtgGTGTCTGACCAACTTTCTCGCACTTCAACTTGATTAATTCCATGAGATACTTATCACGTTTCACCAGACACTAGCAATAGATATTAGGTAACACTGTTGGCTAAGTATAGGACAAATGATGGGAAAATCAAAGGGTATATATTATGTTGTCGTCATTGTAGTAGATCTTTTGCTTTCTGTAAATTCTCTAGTATAGGGAGCTCGAAGTAGAATAAATAGATGCATGGGATATTCAAAGAGTTATAGTCACGGGATCTCTAATTACATCAGTTAAAAGTATCCTTTACTGACTTGACTTGGTAAGAATGCCTTCTTCAATGAACTATTGGTAACTTCTAGCCAGAGAGGCCAAATGAGCTCTTAAATGAGTCACGTAGTTTGGGGATGATCACACGTGCTTTGTAGCTACCCTCAAGGGGTGGGGCTGGATTAGGTCAGTAGACAGTTGTGTATCGCCTGGCTTCTCCTTTTGCATAAAaagtactccctccgtttaaagaagaatgacctagtttaaCTTAGAacggaatttaaaaaaaaaaaaagacattttaatcttatgattctaaactaaagttatatcaaatgtatcaaaatgcaCTTAAATCTTGTGATCTTATATATGTCACGCGGAAAATTAAAGTGttgtaaaaaaaaagatcattttatttgaaacagactaaaaaaaaataatcattttttttaaacgaaggGAGTAGTACTTAGTATGTACTCTTGTCCTAAAATATTTCTTGCAATTTTTTCCCTCTAAAATATATGTAGACTCTATCCGCTCTAAACTTCATTTGCAAAATTACATGGAGTATATGTAATGAAATTTAACTCTGATCCCTCTAAGTTTTCGCTCATGTTAAAGCCACACTCTGGAATGCATCGGGACTTGTGGTTGTGTATTGCGTATGGCTGAAAAACAAAAACGGGGATAACACAAGCTAAGGTGAATAGTCAAGTGTTAGAAACTGCATTTGTGTCGGCACTCAACTTACATAGTTTAGTTAGATTAGACTGTACAAATGACAACTAGACCAGATAGTTTAGTTAGACTGTACAAATGACAACTAGACCAGAGCCGAAGCATACAATGCAAAATAACTCCCAAGTTAAAAACATTACAGATTTGCAATATAAACAATGTTTGCAGCATTGTTGGCAAACATAATAATACAGGAGAGATAACATAATTTGGGGCAACAAAAATTAAGTGGAAAAAAAGCCTTATCACGCTCTACCTGTCAATTCAATGACGGATTCATGCACAAGCTCTGCCAGCAACTCCCTTTCAATTTCCGTTCCTACATTGTCTATCTCTAACCTCAAATGTTGAAGCCAACCCTTCCCCACAACCTCCTTCATCACCAGTCCATCTACCACCAGGCTGTTTCCgtcctcatcatcatcaccagAGAGACATTTCACCTCACTAGAAAACCATTCCTTCATTCGGGTCCAGACCTGGTCCACCAATATCAATTTGGCTCCTTCTGGGAGATTATTACTGACCCCATTATGGGGTATGGCTCTTTGGCAAGTGTCTGGCCCATATCCTGCGATTTCCATCAATGCAGCATTTACACAATCAAACACAAGTTTTCGCGTTGATCTCCTTTGTCTTCGCCTGGCTTCGTGTAGTGTATTCTTCTCATTCAGATCGACATACTTTTCTCTTAGAGAAGGATCCAAAGGGCTTTCAGTCGAATGCCACATCAATAAGAAGGCATCTGATTGCACTTCATCAAGGCCAGCCACCGTTAATAATGTTTGAACAAAAGAGAaccattctttttcttcttcctctgtCCGCCAAGTGGATAAGGATGGTCTTAAAGGAACTGAACTGGCCGTATCTATGAAGGAATCGTTCCATGACAGAGTACGAGCAATTGATCCTATTGGAGGAGATTTGTCAATCAGATTGCACCTTATAGGGTCAACAGACAACTCACCACCTGTTAGATTTgatccaaacaaaaaaaaggtcAAACTAGAAGTTGCACATATAGCACATCATCAAAaacaaaagggaaaaatagagCTTTAGGTGTCACTATTTACATGATTTACCATGATGATCTGGCTTCGTCCTGCCAAAGGATATACATGCTGGATGTTCATCCTCTTCAAACGTTGTATCCAAAGCAGATATTGGACTAGGTTCGTCCTGGCTCTCACATTGATTTTCCAAGGGCAAAGATTTTGATACAAATAGGCCAACCTGCTAAAAGTACAACATAAATGAGCTTTGAATTTCTTTGTAAGCAGTCAATTTGTGAAATAGTCATATAAATCCTATTACAGCTGGTGCAACAGATTGCCCCCATAAATTGATAAAACCTCTTTAACAGTAATCAcaaaagaggaagaaaaaaaaggtatgCAAGAAATTACAAGGAGACAAATCAAAAGTTGAGAGAACTCCTGTTGCCTACTTTACGGGAGACAGATGATAACCATCAAAACATAAGAACCAAAAAGTGGAAATAACTGATTTTTGTTTTGGTAACCGTCAAATTAAATGAACAGAAAATAGAACCAAACTGATTTCCCCTAATTAGTCCCATAAAACCACACTAAGGTATCACCTAAAAAGTGTTTCTTGAAAGAGGTAAGTACTTTACCTCAGGAGAAATTATGCCTTGCTCCCCAAACGAATTCTGGGAAACTAGTTTGCCTGGTGATTTATGAAGATCAGCTGACGAGAACTCACGTCCCAGATCAACTTTTGCAGGACAATATGAAGACTTAACGCCAGACTGCAATTCATTGTTGGATTGCAGATGGCGTCCGCTGTCTTTGCTTGGTTTTCTGTTCCTTGAGAACAACAGATTTTTCAGTGACAATTTTGTGCTTCTTGGTTTTGTTGTCTCTTCAGGAAGGTTGGGTTTTCCTGTCTCGTGACCTGGAACATCTGCATTCAACAGCGTACCGAATTCAGTCGAAGATACAGGAACAGATTTAGACCTCAAGAGGTTCCTTGGTGACTCATCAATGCCTTCATCACAATTGGAATTATTCATCAAGTTGGAATATGAAGTTCCAGGCTCTTCTTTGCTAATCTCCTGCTCCATTCCTCCAGCATGCTTTGTGTCAGAAAGAGCAAGCATCTCACCTAATGTACTGGACCTTCTTCGAAGATGTCTTTGTTCCGGAAAACTTCCATTAGAGGACACCATTGCCCATCTCTCCGAAAGTCGCTTCTTGGCTTCTCTAGAAACCGAAGATTCTGGGGAATAAGATGCACGGCTCAAGGAGGAGCAGGAATAAGGCTCGACAAATCTATTAATGTAATCCCAGGAGTGCCTAGAAACTGGTGATATGACTTCTGAATCACTGAGATTTCCTGCAACATACTCATTTTCGGACTTGTTAAATGAACTTTCATCACCAATGTAGCCATTGGAAGACATAGAAGAAAACAAGGCTTCATCCCTTCTGTGTCCACCAAGGTTTTCATGCATCTTCTGTGATAAGGCCACTTCTCCTGAATCCTGAGCTTCATTATCCTCTATgtttacatacttcatttcagcTTCTGATACTCTTGGTGATGCTGATGGTGGAGAACTTGCAGCCCTGCAGTTGCGTGTCTTGGTAAGACTTGGTTTCAACACCACAATCCTTGTCGGCTGAGCAggattttcatcaatattcCACCCTGGTGCAGGAGGGGAAACCAGACAATGGCTTTCGTCTACCCTGTTTCCCTGACCCACCCGGGTGGCTCTCTTcatctctttttcatttttgtttccTGATTCACCAAATCTACAATTATCCACCATCTTTGTTGGTCTAAGAACAGTTATTCGTTTTGTCTCAGGAGGAGGAGGTACGGATTTCAACTTTTGTAACTGCTGCGAAAACATTGGATTGGGTTCTTGCAGAAACTTGAGAAATAAATCTGTGTTGGAACTTAAAACGTCCAATGCTTCTTGGAATTCCTTAGACTGGCGAAGATTTCCATCTATAGATAAGCATTTAGCTTCAATGAACTTCTGACGAACAAAAGCTACCTTCTTGTCAATACTGGTTTCGTCATGTCTTGCCTTTTGGGGAGATTTGCTTCTCACACAGTTTATCTTTGTGGGTTGCTGCCAAACTTCATAGACATCTTTATATTCATTCTCTTCTGGGCATTGATGAAATTCCTGATGCATTTCTTCCATCAAAGATCCGTTTTCGTGCGGGCAATAACTGAAAGAGGAATCAGTATGAGATCGagaatgacctccaaaatgaCTTTGTGTGGCTGAAACAGACTTCCGAGTTGGAAAAGCATCAAGGCCCATCAACTTGGCAACAAGACTAGGTGGGTTCTGACTAGAATCTATTTCCTTGGACATTTCCTGGGCTATAAGCATCTTCATTGGTGTTCCATTTGGTTTCCTGTTTGAACTGTTTCTCTTCAAATCTGAAACAATCTGTATGCACCATATCTGAGTATTAGTACTAAAGCCAAATTCTACAAAACCCAGCTCATCTTGCTTCCTTAATAAATATCATCTAGAGATAGTCTGAAAATATACCATTTTTTCCTCTATTTGATTCCTAGAAGGATACATCCTGACAACATCTGATTGGCTCCTCGAAAGAGAGCCTGCAGTAAGATAGACCAAGTCAACACAAAGACTCAATTGTACGGTTAGAAGATTCAAAAACAATAGAACCAAATACTCAAATATCATCCATATGAGTTCAAACACGTTCAACTGTTCTTGCAGGAGGTCTTTATTCTATGCAAATGAAAAAAGCTCCAGATGGAGGCAGTCATATTTCATAAACAGCTAACCCATacatcatatatcattttaaaacttGGTAGGTGATTAGTCTTCGGCAAACAATACTATTTATGCACCGTTCCCAAGTTTGGAGAGTCAACTTCACAAAAATGTTCTAATAAACACTCTTcatcacaaaaagaaaaaaagaagatgaagaaggtCTAACCAGAACAATAGTGATGTTTTTTACCTACAACACTTTCATTAACCCAGAGTGTCTTGTTTATGAGGTTCTCAATAAAGAGTTCAAAAATCAAAGATTGGACGAACACTAAGGAAAAATATATAGCAAAGAAGTTCATTCTCACCATGTGGTTTATCTGTAAGAAGCTTGTTTCCTGCCACCCCAGAATTTAAATCGAAAAGGTTCACCATTCGTCCCAAGCATCCTGGAAAAGGTTTATCAAGATTGCAATTTTTGCCATTCTGAAACCCATTCATCTCACCACCTGATACACACAAAATTAACCATGTAAATTAACCTGAGACACACAAAATTAACCACAGTGCTGCATCAATCCTTCTCTCATGAAACATTAATATCCAAAGAGCTGAAAATTAAATCCGAAATACTTTTAATTTTCCATATGCCAAATAAATAGGGAGGTGTTCAAGTCAGCAAACACAATACAACCATGTAACATTGAAGCCGCGAGTAGCAGGTACTCTGAACAAATTAGGAGAGAACAAGAACTTAAAGGACAAGCTTACAGGCATCATGCAGAAAATCCAGAAGAGATAAGTAAGATGATTTAATGTTATCAACAAACTATAGTAATCAAATCATAGAGAAAATCTAATATCAGACAATTCACCCCCTCATTCTGCTACATCTAAAACAAGAAATAGATCTTCATGCTTCAGATATTCATGCCAATATGTGAAGCTACAAAAGATGCATTTTCTCCAACAACAGCTTCGCAGCAAATTGAGGGAGAATTATTAAAACCATTAAATAGGAATTTGGAAAAATAGCTCCCGGGTAGGGGAGCTACTCCTATATGATGCTGCAATCGCGTTATTGATGTATTTCtaacaattatttttgaaatatataatttttcctttaaatagATGGAATTCAATGAATTGACCAAGATAaacaaatgacaaaaaaaatagcTTATTCAACAATTTGTTGCATACATTACACTATTAAGACCTAGATTATACAGCtagaaaatacacaaaaatcCATATGAAACTTCAGATCAACCAAAAGCAAAAATCATAACAAAAGCACTAAAAgggatttttttaaataacgaAAATAGCCAACAAACCAATCAGAGTAAAATTACTAGTGAACGCTGAAATAAAATAAGACAGGAAATGACAAGCATAAACAGCAAAACCTGAAAAGGCAAAAATccggaaaaaaaaaagaaagaagagaacaCGAAAttacgagaaagagaaaaaaacaaagaaaatctaATTCGAATTACCTTAGAAAAGATAGATCGGAAGATAGTATAAAAATGGCAACTGAAAATGAGAACACTTCCACTTCTGCTAAAAAAACTTCAATCAACGAAATGCAGGACCACTTGACAATGCCACCGCCGCAGGTTTCACACAGTAGGTGAAAAATAACTTAGAAAAGCTCAAAATGTGGACACAGATCTACCTGTCATTTCACGGCAACGAAGTGTCCGGAAACTGAAAATTAACATTCCGGTGGAGAACTCGCCGGAGAGCCTTCATCAGCTCACACCGATCACGTTAATAGAGAGAGTAGAGAGAGGAAGTGAAGTAAAAAGTTTGTGTGGATTAATAACAacacaaaatgaaaaaagatataCTTCATTtgtaaatacaataaaattgaCCTGACAAGAAAAGATCCTTATGGTTTGGGATAATTGTATTTCGACCccactttttaattatttctatcaAAATTGCCCCCACATAAAACGCGGCTTGTATAGAGCTGGTAAGTATTAACAGATGCACCGTCGAAGGGTTGTTGAATTTGTAAATTACACTTGCGGGTactaatacataaattattatgtaaaatataattatttacgtattaattatttcattatttaacaaaaataaaattatatataaattattttacaatttcatatatatattattatagatGTTTCTAAATTACACTATCAAATATCATACTAACTTATAATCTTATCAAcaataaacatataattatttatgtaaaatttaacacatatataatattttttctaatcgaTTATCAAACGATCCCTTATTGCATCATcaatttaataacttttttttgaatttaatgtTATGGCCAATTTGGTAGCAACAACATTTAGATTTCAGGTAAGTGAATCCATCAATTTAATGCATTGAATACTAATACAATTAGGTGTATGCATGATTATGAGATaactttcacatttattttctcattttaggAGCTTTAAATTAAGTATAATTTgatattatgaaaataaaataataatttcagtTTTAATgctaaattatattattttgaaatgtctACTAATACttatttagtttataaaatcaatgtataatttatcttttttatatattttatttttgctattaATATTTATGTGTCAAGTTAATAATAGACaactattttttatagtttaactcaatatgaaattacaaaaaaatacgAATTTTTTGGTAATGTATCAAAATTACGTTAAAAGGagtataatatttatatttgttaaataatta
Proteins encoded in this window:
- the LOC107023200 gene encoding uncharacterized protein LOC107023200 isoform X1 yields the protein MNGFQNGKNCNLDKPFPGCLGRMVNLFDLNSGVAGNKLLTDKPHGSLSRSQSDVVRMYPSRNQIEEKMIVSDLKRNSSNRKPNGTPMKMLIAQEMSKEIDSSQNPPSLVAKLMGLDAFPTRKSVSATQSHFGGHSRSHTDSSFSYCPHENGSLMEEMHQEFHQCPEENEYKDVYEVWQQPTKINCVRSKSPQKARHDETSIDKKVAFVRQKFIEAKCLSIDGNLRQSKEFQEALDVLSSNTDLFLKFLQEPNPMFSQQLQKLKSVPPPPETKRITVLRPTKMVDNCRFGESGNKNEKEMKRATRVGQGNRVDESHCLVSPPAPGWNIDENPAQPTRIVVLKPSLTKTRNCRAASSPPSASPRVSEAEMKYVNIEDNEAQDSGEVALSQKMHENLGGHRRDEALFSSMSSNGYIGDESSFNKSENEYVAGNLSDSEVISPVSRHSWDYINRFVEPYSCSSLSRASYSPESSVSREAKKRLSERWAMVSSNGSFPEQRHLRRRSSTLGEMLALSDTKHAGGMEQEISKEEPGTSYSNLMNNSNCDEGIDESPRNLLRSKSVPVSSTEFGTLLNADVPGHETGKPNLPEETTKPRSTKLSLKNLLFSRNRKPSKDSGRHLQSNNELQSGVKSSYCPAKVDLGREFSSADLHKSPGKLVSQNSFGEQGIISPEQVGLFVSKSLPLENQCESQDEPSPISALDTTFEEDEHPACISFGRTKPDHHGKSCGELSVDPIRCNLIDKSPPIGSIARTLSWNDSFIDTASSVPLRPSLSTWRTEEEEKEWFSFVQTLLTVAGLDEVQSDAFLLMWHSTESPLDPSLREKYVDLNEKNTLHEARRRQRRSTRKLVFDCVNAALMEIAGYGPDTCQRAIPHNGVSNNLPEGAKLILVDQVWTRMKEWFSSEVKCLSGDDDEDGNSLVVDGLVMKEVVGKGWLQHLRLEIDNVGTEIERELLAELVHESVIELTGRA
- the LOC107023200 gene encoding uncharacterized protein LOC107023200 isoform X3, which translates into the protein MNGFQNGKNCNLDKPFPGCLGRMVNLFDLNSGVAGNKLLTDKPHGSLSRSQSDVVRMYPSRNQIEEKMIVSDLKRNSSNRKPNGTPMKMLIAQEMSKEIDSSQNPPSLVAKLMGLDAFPTRKSVSATQSHFGGHSRSHTDSSFSYCPHENGSLMEEMHQEFHQCPEENEYKDVYEVWQQPTKINCVRSKSPQKARHDETSIDKKVAFVRQKFIEAKCLSIDGNLRQSKEFQEALDVLSSNTDLFLKFLQEPNPMFSQQLQKLKSVPPPPETKRITVLRPTKMVDNCRFGESGNKNEKEMKRATRVGQGNRVDESHCLVSPPAPGWNIDENPAQPTRIVVLKPSLTKTRNCRAASSPPSASPRVSEAEMKYVNIEDNEAQDSGEVALSQKMHENLGGHRRDEALFSSMSSNGYIGDESSFNKSENEYVAGNLSDSEVISPVSRHSWDYINRFVEPYSCSSLSRASYSPESSVSREAKKRLSERWAMVSSNGSFPEQRHLRRRSSTLGEMLALSDTKHAGGMEQEISKEEPGTSYSNLMNNSNCDEGIDESPRNLLRSKSVPVSSTEFGTLLNADVPGHETGKPNLPEETTKPRSTKLSLKNLLFSRNRKPSKDSGRHLQSNNELQSGVKSSYCPAKVDLGREFSSADLHKSPGKLVSQNSFGEQGIISPEQVGLFVSKSLPLENQCESQDEPSPISALDTTFEEDEHPACISFGRTKPDHHGGELSVDPIRCNLIDKSPPIGSIARTLSWNDSFIDTASSVPLRPSLSTWRTEEEEKEWFSFVQTLLTVAGLDEVQSDAFLLMWHSTESPLDPSLREKYVDLNEKNTLHEARRRQRRSTRKLVFDCVNAALMEIAGYGPDTCQRAIPHNGVSNNLPEGAKLILVDQVWTRMKEWFSSEVKCLSGDDDEDGNSLVVDGLVMKEVVGKGWLQHLRLEIDNVGTEIERELLAELVHESVIELTGRA